A genomic window from Winogradskyella sp. J14-2 includes:
- a CDS encoding DUF2721 domain-containing protein → MEELTLTTPALLFSAISLIMLAYTNRFLAYAAIIRNLTDKYLERKEAVLMRQINNLKLRLNLTRWMQILGISSLLLCVLTMFLIYVDLHNAAVWVFGIALLLLILSLAFLIREIQISTLALEHHLMDIENQIND, encoded by the coding sequence ATGGAGGAGCTCACATTAACAACACCAGCACTTTTATTTTCAGCAATATCTTTAATAATGTTGGCTTATACCAATAGATTTTTGGCATATGCGGCAATAATAAGAAACCTTACTGATAAATATCTAGAACGAAAAGAAGCAGTTTTAATGAGGCAAATTAACAACTTAAAATTAAGGTTAAACCTTACCCGATGGATGCAGATTCTAGGTATTTCGAGTCTGTTGCTATGTGTATTAACCATGTTTTTAATTTATGTAGACCTACACAATGCAGCTGTTTGGGTTTTTGGTATTGCATTATTACTTCTCATTTTATCCTTGGCATTTTTAATACGAGAAATTCAGATTTCAACATTAGCCCTAGAACATCATCTCATGGATATAGAAAATCAGATTAATGACTGA
- a CDS encoding CPBP family intramembrane glutamic endopeptidase, whose protein sequence is MIKTKPLLWVAILFVYSIFSVYPQELLYRTFFFQRYESLFRNNSLFILVNAALFSLAHLFFKNTLVMLLTFVGGILFALTFKKTKSTLLVSIEHAIYGSWLFTVGMGEMLGFPS, encoded by the coding sequence GTGATAAAGACCAAACCGCTTTTATGGGTTGCCATTTTGTTTGTATACTCCATTTTTTCAGTATACCCTCAAGAATTACTGTACAGAACGTTTTTCTTTCAGCGTTACGAATCTTTATTTAGAAATAACTCCTTGTTTATTTTAGTAAACGCTGCCTTGTTTTCTTTGGCACACCTCTTCTTTAAAAATACTTTAGTAATGCTGCTAACCTTTGTAGGTGGCATTTTATTTGCGCTAACGTTTAAGAAAACAAAATCTACACTTTTAGTTTCTATAGAGCACGCTATTTATGGTTCTTGGTTATTTACAGTAGGAATGGGAGAAATGTTAGGATTTCCCTCCTAA
- the lpdA gene encoding dihydrolipoyl dehydrogenase: MNSYDVAVIGSGPGGYVAAIRCAQLGMKTAIIEKYSTLGGTCLNVGCIPSKALLSSSHHYEEATKHFEEHGIEIPGEIKVNLEKMIARKQAVVDQTTGGIDFLMKKNKIDVYEGLGSFKDATHIKIEGKDAGEIEAKHIIIATGSKPSNLPFINIDKERIITSTEALKLKEVPKHLMIIGGGVIGLELGQVYRRLGAEVTVIEYMDRILPTMDAGLSKELNKVFKKAKCNMMVSHKVQSVERKGDEVIVKAENKKGEVVEFKGDYCLVSVGRRPYTDGLNVEAAGVKLNDRGQVEVNKHLQTNISNIYAIGDVIKGAMLAHKAEEEGVFVAETLAGQKPHIDYNLIPGVVYTWPEVAAVGKTEEELKEVGTEYKVGQFPFRALGRARASGDIDGFVKILADKTTDEVLGVHMIGARCADLIAEAVTAMEFRASAEDISRYSHAHPTFAEAVKEAALAATDDRALHV, translated from the coding sequence ATGAATTCTTACGATGTAGCAGTAATAGGATCTGGACCTGGAGGATATGTAGCAGCAATACGTTGTGCGCAACTAGGCATGAAAACTGCAATTATAGAAAAATATTCAACGCTTGGTGGCACATGTCTTAACGTGGGCTGTATTCCAAGTAAGGCCTTATTAAGTTCATCTCACCACTACGAGGAGGCTACAAAGCATTTTGAAGAACACGGTATAGAAATACCAGGTGAAATTAAAGTGAATCTCGAAAAGATGATTGCACGCAAACAAGCCGTTGTAGACCAAACTACAGGTGGTATAGATTTCTTAATGAAGAAGAATAAAATTGATGTTTACGAAGGCTTAGGATCTTTTAAAGATGCTACACATATTAAAATTGAAGGAAAAGATGCAGGCGAAATTGAAGCTAAACATATTATTATAGCAACAGGTTCTAAGCCTTCAAACCTGCCATTTATTAATATCGATAAAGAACGAATTATAACCTCTACTGAAGCTTTAAAATTAAAAGAAGTACCAAAACACTTAATGATTATTGGCGGAGGAGTTATTGGCTTAGAACTTGGGCAAGTATACCGTCGTTTGGGAGCAGAGGTTACTGTTATAGAATACATGGACAGAATCTTGCCAACCATGGATGCAGGCTTATCAAAAGAGCTTAATAAAGTCTTTAAGAAAGCGAAATGTAATATGATGGTATCTCACAAAGTTCAATCGGTAGAGCGCAAAGGAGATGAGGTTATCGTCAAAGCCGAAAACAAAAAAGGTGAGGTTGTTGAATTTAAAGGTGACTATTGTTTAGTATCAGTTGGCCGTCGTCCATACACAGATGGATTAAATGTAGAAGCTGCTGGAGTAAAATTGAATGATAGAGGACAAGTAGAGGTTAACAAGCACTTACAAACCAATATTTCTAATATCTACGCTATTGGAGATGTAATTAAAGGCGCAATGTTAGCTCATAAAGCAGAAGAAGAAGGTGTATTTGTTGCTGAAACTTTAGCAGGTCAAAAACCACATATCGATTATAACCTTATTCCGGGAGTGGTTTATACCTGGCCAGAAGTTGCAGCAGTTGGCAAAACAGAAGAGGAGCTTAAAGAAGTGGGCACTGAATATAAAGTAGGTCAGTTTCCGTTTAGAGCTTTAGGTAGAGCTAGAGCAAGTGGAGATATTGATGGTTTTGTAAAAATCTTAGCAGATAAAACTACAGACGAAGTTTTAGGTGTGCATATGATTGGTGCACGTTGTGCAGATTTAATTGCTGAAGCCGTAACAGCGATGGAGTTTAGAGCCTCTGCAGAAGATATATCGAGATACTCACATGCGCATCCAACATTTGCTGAGGCTGTTAAAGAAGCCGCTTTAGCTGCTACTGATGATAGAGCGTTGCATGTTTAA
- a CDS encoding RNA polymerase sigma factor — protein MTEDAIHSLTDEALVEAIVKTNDTMLFEVLYDRYATMVYNKCYGFANGVDEAKDLTQDVFLRVFIKLASFKGKSKFSTWLYAFTYNHCVNYVTRNTAKKIEKQSVSSENFDIQNIGEDIDSTREFESMRVDQLKKVMELISPEEKMILLLKYEDNLTIKELSEALDIGESAVKMRLKRAKEKLVHKYENYTKDGESI, from the coding sequence TTGACTGAAGACGCAATTCATAGCCTGACCGATGAAGCGCTCGTAGAAGCAATCGTAAAAACCAACGACACAATGTTGTTTGAGGTACTTTATGATAGATACGCTACTATGGTGTACAATAAATGCTATGGTTTTGCCAATGGAGTCGATGAAGCTAAAGATTTAACACAAGATGTTTTTTTAAGAGTGTTTATTAAATTAGCTAGCTTTAAGGGAAAATCTAAATTTTCAACTTGGCTTTACGCGTTTACGTATAACCATTGTGTAAATTACGTAACCAGAAATACAGCTAAAAAGATTGAAAAACAATCCGTAAGTTCAGAAAATTTTGATATTCAAAACATAGGTGAGGATATTGATTCTACGCGCGAATTTGAAAGTATGCGCGTAGATCAATTAAAGAAAGTGATGGAGCTGATTTCACCAGAAGAAAAAATGATATTATTACTAAAGTACGAAGATAATTTAACCATAAAAGAGTTATCGGAAGCTTTAGATATTGGCGAAAGTGCTGTAAAAATGCGCTTAAAAAGAGCAAAAGAAAAACTCGTACACAAGTACGAAAATTATACGAAAGATGGAGAATCCATTTAA
- a CDS encoding mechanosensitive ion channel family protein, with the protein MDKVNEFSDVALKSLTNIWFEITKIFPNIIGAFIVLVIGWVATKLVVKIIKKLLKVVKANKLDDKLNDIEIIEGKKLNFDTVKVVSNIVKYLMYIIIFVTASDIMGLDIITEQISNLLSYIPQLLSAIVIFVVGLLFANFVKNGLKSLFESMDLSGGKMISQVVFFLMLTFIGVTALNQAGIDTEIITNNINMIIAAFLLAFAIAFGLGARLVVGKLMQTFYARKMFEAGHKITFNGEIYEIDEVKSISVILKNSKGKLIVPINDIMENQVQMQDQL; encoded by the coding sequence GTGGATAAGGTAAACGAATTTTCGGATGTTGCATTAAAGTCCCTAACCAATATTTGGTTTGAGATTACTAAAATATTTCCAAATATAATAGGCGCTTTTATTGTCTTGGTTATCGGTTGGGTTGCAACCAAGTTGGTAGTTAAGATTATTAAAAAATTGCTTAAAGTCGTTAAAGCAAATAAACTAGATGATAAGCTTAATGATATTGAAATTATTGAAGGCAAGAAGCTAAATTTCGATACAGTAAAAGTAGTTTCTAACATTGTTAAGTACTTAATGTATATTATAATATTTGTCACTGCTTCAGATATTATGGGCTTAGATATTATAACTGAACAGATTAGTAACCTGCTTTCTTATATTCCGCAGTTGCTATCTGCAATAGTCATCTTTGTAGTTGGCTTGTTATTTGCAAATTTTGTAAAGAATGGATTAAAGTCTCTTTTTGAGTCTATGGATCTATCTGGCGGCAAAATGATTAGCCAAGTGGTATTTTTTTTAATGCTCACTTTTATTGGTGTAACAGCTCTAAATCAGGCAGGTATAGACACTGAAATCATTACAAACAACATCAATATGATTATTGCGGCATTCTTATTAGCATTTGCAATTGCTTTTGGTTTAGGCGCAAGGTTGGTAGTTGGTAAGTTAATGCAAACATTCTATGCCAGAAAGATGTTTGAAGCAGGTCACAAAATTACATTTAATGGTGAAATCTATGAAATAGATGAAGTTAAAAGTATTTCGGTAATCTTAAAGAATTCTAAAGGAAAATTAATTGTACCAATTAATGATATAATGGAAAATCAAGTACAAATGCAGGATCAACTATAA
- a CDS encoding porin family protein yields the protein MRLLFVVLFFVCGNLSAQQHPVGIKIGGNLASLAGDGTSDLSSLVNFHAGFFMEIDIAKDVNIQPELMFTVYGFELSEGDNKRVRLNYVALPVMVKYFLSQTFSLDAGPQVGLLVTAKNGTGSLADVKTDFFDRDFGINLGTSYAISNKVSASLRYYIGLTDVTRVETKNQNRAFQLSLQFKIK from the coding sequence ATGAGACTACTTTTTGTTGTATTGTTTTTTGTTTGTGGCAATCTTAGTGCACAGCAGCATCCAGTTGGTATAAAAATAGGTGGTAACCTTGCGAGTCTAGCAGGTGATGGTACATCAGATTTATCATCTTTAGTTAATTTTCATGCAGGATTTTTTATGGAGATTGATATAGCTAAAGATGTTAACATACAGCCAGAATTGATGTTTACAGTTTATGGTTTTGAGTTGAGCGAGGGAGACAATAAAAGAGTAAGACTAAATTATGTTGCTTTGCCGGTAATGGTAAAGTATTTTTTATCACAAACATTTAGTCTAGATGCTGGCCCACAAGTGGGATTACTCGTTACCGCAAAAAATGGAACAGGTTCTTTAGCAGATGTAAAAACAGATTTTTTTGATAGAGATTTTGGTATTAACCTAGGAACCAGTTATGCAATTTCTAATAAAGTTAGTGCATCCTTACGTTACTATATTGGTTTAACAGACGTAACCAGAGTAGAAACCAAAAATCAAAACAGAGCATTTCAATTATCATTACAATTTAAAATAAAATAA
- a CDS encoding Lrp/AsnC family transcriptional regulator, which yields MLDKIDKQLLKILQNDSKQTNKALSNILGLSVTAVYERIRKLEKRGVIKNYVALIDKMKVNKAFVAFCHVKLVQHSQDYVMKFEREVCKLDEVLECYHLSGDYDYLLKVLVDDMETFRDFMVKKLTNIDHIGSTHSMFMINEVKHTTAITL from the coding sequence ATGTTAGATAAAATAGATAAACAATTACTTAAAATTCTTCAGAACGATAGTAAGCAGACTAATAAAGCGCTTTCCAATATCTTAGGGCTTTCGGTTACAGCAGTGTATGAGCGCATTAGAAAGTTAGAGAAAAGGGGAGTCATTAAAAACTATGTGGCGTTAATAGATAAAATGAAAGTTAACAAAGCTTTTGTTGCTTTCTGCCATGTTAAGCTTGTTCAGCATTCTCAAGACTATGTTATGAAATTTGAACGAGAAGTTTGTAAATTAGACGAGGTTTTAGAGTGTTATCATCTAAGTGGAGATTATGATTATTTGTTAAAAGTATTAGTTGACGACATGGAAACTTTTAGGGATTTTATGGTAAAAAAGCTAACAAATATAGATCATATTGGAAGTACACATAGTATGTTTATGATTAACGAAGTAAAGCACACCACAGCAATAACATTGTAG
- a CDS encoding DEAD/DEAH box helicase, whose translation MTFQDLNLNTPLYNAIEDLGFESPTPIQAEAFNVVASGKDMVGIAQTGTGKTFAYMLPILRHLKYSRQDNPRVLVLVPTRELVVQVVSEIEKMSKYINNRVLGVYGGTNINTQKQAVAQGLDILVATPRRLYDLAVSRVLQLKSIQKLVIDEVDVMLDLGFRHQLMNIFDILPERRQNIMFSATMTADVDELITDFFINPTKIQIAVSGTPLENIKQERYNVPNFYTKVNLLEHLLRDKDDFSRVLIFVAYKKMADRLFDKLEELFPGQSCVIHSNKTQNYRLRSIEQFSEGEHRLLVATDVMARGLDIDDVTHVINFDTPDYPENYMHRIGRTGRAEKLGHALLFSTEKEQEARARIEALMQLKIETIEIPETVDISTELIEEERPQIRERNNPTKRTGEAIPGPAFHEKKEKNKKVNLGGSYRREIAKKYKKPKTRGDKNFNKRNKKKR comes from the coding sequence GTGACTTTTCAAGATTTAAATCTAAATACCCCTTTATACAATGCTATTGAAGACTTAGGCTTTGAGAGTCCTACTCCAATACAAGCCGAAGCTTTTAATGTTGTTGCTTCTGGAAAAGATATGGTAGGTATCGCTCAGACAGGTACTGGCAAAACCTTTGCTTATATGTTACCTATTCTGCGTCATCTTAAATACTCAAGACAAGACAATCCAAGAGTATTGGTTTTGGTACCAACACGCGAACTCGTTGTACAGGTTGTAAGCGAAATAGAAAAAATGTCTAAATACATAAATAACCGTGTTTTAGGTGTTTATGGAGGTACTAATATCAATACGCAAAAACAAGCTGTAGCTCAAGGCTTGGATATACTTGTGGCCACACCAAGACGTTTATACGATCTTGCAGTTAGTAGAGTATTACAACTCAAATCTATTCAGAAGTTGGTAATCGACGAGGTTGACGTGATGCTAGATTTAGGTTTTAGACATCAACTAATGAATATTTTTGACATCCTGCCAGAGCGAAGACAAAACATTATGTTTTCTGCTACCATGACTGCAGATGTAGATGAATTAATTACTGATTTTTTTATAAATCCTACAAAAATTCAAATTGCTGTTTCGGGTACTCCTCTGGAAAATATTAAGCAAGAGCGCTACAATGTTCCAAATTTTTATACTAAAGTTAATTTGTTAGAGCACCTTTTACGTGATAAAGATGATTTCTCAAGAGTATTAATCTTTGTGGCTTATAAAAAAATGGCAGACCGTCTTTTTGATAAGCTAGAGGAACTGTTCCCTGGTCAAAGTTGTGTCATTCATTCTAATAAAACACAGAATTACAGACTTCGTAGTATTGAGCAATTTAGTGAAGGTGAGCACAGATTGTTGGTAGCTACTGATGTTATGGCAAGAGGGTTAGATATCGATGACGTAACACATGTTATTAATTTTGATACGCCAGATTATCCTGAAAACTACATGCATCGCATAGGTAGAACTGGTCGTGCTGAGAAGCTAGGCCACGCATTACTATTCTCTACTGAGAAAGAACAAGAAGCCAGAGCGCGTATTGAAGCATTGATGCAGCTAAAAATAGAAACGATTGAAATCCCTGAAACTGTGGATATTTCAACCGAGCTTATTGAAGAAGAGCGTCCTCAAATAAGAGAACGTAACAACCCAACAAAACGTACTGGAGAGGCTATACCTGGACCTGCTTTTCATGAGAAAAAAGAGAAAAACAAAAAGGTAAACCTAGGTGGTTCTTACAGAAGAGAAATTGCAAAAAAATATAAGAAACCTAAGACGAGAGGTGATAAAAATTTTAACAAGCGCAATAAGAAAAAACGATAA